The segment TACTTCCCTGAACAATCATATGGTCCTACGTCCTTCTTTATGAAGGTTAGATTAGCCCCTTGTGCTGTCTGGGTGGGCCAGACCGTGTGTATCCACACCCATCCAtccttcatccacccacccatcacccACCCATCATCTGTCATCATTCATCCATCACCTATcatccacccattcattcaccatccatccatcaaccaTTCATCTTCAATTAAAAATAGCttaagggggggctggagcgatagcacagtgggtagggtgtttgccttgcacgcagccgacccgggtttgaatcccagacccgggttcgaatcccagcatcccatatggtcccctgagcaccgccaggggtgattcctgagtgcatgagccaggagtgatccctgtgcatcgccgggtgacccaaaaagcaaaaaaaaaaaaaaaaatagcttaagggggttgggggggatagcacatcgggtagggcgtttgccttgcacgcggccaacgcgggtttgatttgattcccaacatcccatatggttccctgagcaccgccaggagtaattcctgtgtgcagagccaggagtgacccctgtgcatcgctgggtgtgactcaaaaagaaaaaaacaaaaacaaagaatccaGGAGCCAGAGTCACAGTACAAGCAGGCAGGGCGCATGCCTCACACACAGTGGTcccggattcaatcccccacaaccccatatgatcccctgagcatcgccaggagtagtagctcctgagcgcagagtcgggAGGAGCCCTTGATCATTCCGGGGTGGCCCCCCACGCAACCGCAACCGCAAACCCAACCAAAACAAAGTAGGAACAAGCAGCGCCCGAGGGTCTCATAAAGCTTTTACTTTTGTAGACGTTTAGACACTGATCTCCGAGGCTTCGGCCTCGATGGGAGCAGCCGCCCGGGGCCTGCACTCCCGCCGCGGGGTGCAGCAGTCAGAGCCCACGGGGGTGCGCGTGATGACGACCGGCACCCTGGCCTTCACGCTGCTGAGGGACCAGGGCAAGTGCACGGTACTGACCAGCTCGTAGTGGGAGCTCATGAGCTCCGTGTCCGGCTGCTCGCTGGTCAGGGACAGCACCTCGGGCAGCTGGAAGGTGCTGACGATCTTGCTGGTGGTGAAGGGCCCGATGTGCGTGCTGGTCTCTTGCCGGGCCAGCGGGCTGCTGTCGGCCCGCAAGCGCCGCTCGGTGCTGGGCGTGAAGCCGCAGTACTGCACATGCGCGTACAGGGCCCACGCCACCGAGCGGATGCACTTGCTGGTTTGGTTGCTGATCTCAGTGGTGAAGACCACCCGGTCGCCAGGGCTGAACGTGTTCCTCTCCATCTCCACGCGGAGGCGGATGGTGCCTTGGCCGCAGCAGTTGTAAGACACGCGCTTCTCCGTTTCCACCAACAGGGGCGACTGCAGGGGTCCGGGTGGACGGACCATGAGGGGTCATGAGCCATGCCCACCGCCCCTCACCAATACccactccttttatttttttgctttttgggtcacatccagtgatggtcaggggttacttctagctctgcacttacgaattacccctggcagtgcttgggggaccgtatgggaccctatgggattgaacccaggttggccgcatgcaaagcaaatgccctacttgctgtaataCTGTTCTGGCCTCCAGGACcaggtttttggtttggttttggggtcacacctggtgatgctctggggttactcgtggctctttgctcagggatcacttctggcaggcttggggatgagatgggatgccaggaatcaaagtaggtttagctgtatgcaaggcaagcacccttccggCTGTcttatcgctctggtccctggaTCACCTCTGTTTTagaagttaattattttttttgggggggagggtacacacctgactgtgctcagggcttacttctgtcactatgctcagggatcactcctggcggtgcttgggggaccatatggggtgctggaaatggaATCAGGTcgcacatgtaaagcaaatgccctattcgtgGCTCtccactctgggatcactctgggcaggggtCGGGGACGCTATGGGGTACCGGGATCGAATTgtgatcagcagcatgcaaggccagcgccctcccagctgtactctcactctgccACTAGGGatcacttttaaataaaagatttgaTGTGAGGGGGGAGTGTGGGTGGAAGGTGACTTTCTCCTTTCGCTGACTTCCCCTATGccccaggaggaggaagaacaggGTAACAAACGTTTCAATACACCCTACTTAGAGACTCCACAACAGCCTGTACTTGAAATTGACCAGGACGGAAGCTTGCAGGCCATAGAAATTGACAAGCATTTAAAAAACCCTGGCCTGAGGGAGAGATAACAGGGGTTAAGGTcagttgccttgcaggcagctgagagGCTGGTTTGATCTGCAAGCGCTTTCTGGAGTGGCCTGAGCCAGTCCCCACCCTCCTGAAAAATATGTAAAGCAATGGTTatattggtttggtttgggttgggtttgggggccacacctggctgtgtcagggcttattcctggctctgtgatccgaggggggagggaggggagctgggTCAGCTAcagggttggtcacgtgcaaggcaaacaaaccgCCTTAActtactctgtactatctctctagaccccagTGGAGGGGGGTTTTTCGCATGCCCAGCTCATCTACTTCCTGCAAAGGGGGGGGCTTTTGAGGACACACCTCCACTGCCCACCTACCCAGCCCGCCTTTTCCCCTCACCCCATTGCTACCTGCCCTGAATTTTTCCTGTGGAAATCCGAAGTCCCTTGAACCATTAAGTACAATCTCTTCTTGCCTAGAATACACTCCCGGCCCAAGCAGATGGCCTGAATGAAGTAGAAGACGTGACCGAATTTGCTGGTGAATGTCGACGGGAGCCTGGGAGGTAAGTTGAAACGAAATTCAAAGTTGTGGCTGCCCGCGCTTAACCAATTACCTGAAAGCAAAACACACCAACGGCTGTCAGAGAAGTGAACGCCAGTGAGCATTGGGCAgttggggagggcgcctgccttgcatgcagctccccaccatcccataggggtccccaagcactgcgtgagtgatttctgagcacagtgccaggagtaaaaccctgagcactgccaggtgtgtaaaaaaataaaaaagttctagaactgcccccctcccccctcactgtTTCCTACCCCCAATGGATGGACTGTTTCGGCAGGGACATGGTTCTGGATCTGAGTAAGTCTGACGTCTGGGTTTTGGGGGAGCTACGTGGCTCATCAATATTCTGCCTCCGTCTCAGGGGTACACTGACCTCACTCCACCCACTAGTTTAATCCTGAGCTGGGCCTGAGGAATTGGAGGTGTCAGTTGGCATTGTCACACTGTCATTCTACCAAGAGCGGGCGAAGATGAGGGCTAGAGCCACAGGACAgcggagagggtgcttgccttgcacatggctgacctgggtttgatcccttgcaccccataggGTATTCCAAGACCACCCGGAATGatctgactacagagccagggctaagcctTGAAgacagctgggtgtaaccctcaccccaccttaaaaaaagaaatcatcatcatcatcccgttgatcatcgaatttctcgagcggtctcactaacgtctccattcgtcctagccctgagattttagaagcctctttttactcgtccttttcaatgtgtgtgtatttttttttcccattggaaaaaaagaaataatagctgaaaactttttttctggGCTTATTTTCGGAAGGAGCAGagctggcaggggttggggggcactCAAgttacacctgacagtgtttggggtgCTATGAAACTTTGGAGTAAAACCCAGGGTCCTGCGTGGGCTgggcacgtgctccagcccttggagcatctccctggccctgtgtgtGTTGTTCGAAACGTTTAGGCCACGTGTCAGGCCCAGGCACTCAGCAAGTGTAGACCTTCTGCGGGgaccgagtgatagtacagcagggagggcgtttgcctcgcatgcggctgaccagggttcgatccccggcatcccatatagtcccccatgcaccgccaggagtagttcctgagtgcagagccaggggtaacccttgtgcatcgatgggtgtgacccaaaaagaaaaaaaatttgtaatgaactattgtgaactattttaagaaaataaaatgtataaaatggcaaaaaaaaaagtgtaggtgcttaattttttttttttgggtcacacccatcgatgcacaagggttactcctggctttgcactcaggaattactcctggtggtgctcaggggaccatcgagCCCgagtaggccgtgtgcaaggcaaataccctatctgctgtgctatcgctccagccccaatatgttttatttttgtatttattttttaatttttaatttatttttatttttttgtttttttgtttttttgctttttgggttacacccggcgatgcacaggggttactcctggctctgcactcaggaattactcctggcggtactcaggggaccatatgggatgctgggaactgaacccgggtagagccgcatgcaaggcaaacgccctaccggctgtgctatcgctccagccccttatttttgttctttaaaatcatttgtctttgggtcatacaggcgatgctcagggctgactcctggctctgcacccagggatcatttcCGGAGCTTGGGGGAGCCTACGGGGTACCGGAGATCaagccctggttggctgtgtgcaaggccagcgccacCCCCACTGTGGACGGTGCAGAGTATCTGCTGATTCTCACGgggaccctccctctctctgttcccAACAGCTTGCTTCTCCCTGCTTTTCTCCCAAACCCGCTTCAGCTGGAGTCTTTCCTTGCTagatttggggggcgggggaggaagtggagggagggTGTCTGTTTTTGTTCTGCCCCTGGCACAGAAGTTTGGATAcagtaggtgctcagtaaatgtGGGTGACATCAAGGAAGCTCCTAGGGCTGGGCATCTGGTGGATGCCTCAGAGGCGAGATGCTGGGAAGGGGATCTGGGAGGGGCCGCTGCTGGGGAGGGCCTGGGTGGAGACAGTTAACATTTATTAAGCACCAGCTGGATACCTGTGGGTTTAACCTAACCTCTTGATCCTCTCTCTGTGGGGAAACCTGGAAATTCCTTGCAGCAAGGATTTTCTCCTGCTCCAGCTTCCTGGGTGGGTCAGCTAGGGTGGAGCAGGGATTCTAATGATGGTGTGTAAAATGCATGAGATGCGGGCCAGAGGGGTATTGCACTGGGGAAggcatttttattcctttttgagtcacacctggaggtgctcagggcttactcctggctctgcactcaggaattactcctggcggtgcttgggggaccctatggtgtgccagggatcgaacccaagtcaactgtgtgcaaggcaaacacctacccttctgtaccatggctctggccccttgctTCTAGCTCTGGGATCTgagattgttcctggcagtgctcagagtatggTACAACAAGTCGGGTCAAACACGGCTCCATCCTCTGCACCGAAGTTCAcccctgtgttatttctctggtccccactTCAGTGttttaatcattaaaatgaaaccatggtggggctggagcgatagcacagcgggtagggcatttgccttgcacgcggccgacccgggttcgattcccagcatcccatatggtcccctgagcaccaccaggagtaattcctgagtgcagagccttttttttttctttttgggtcacacctggcgatgcacaggggtcactcctggctctgcactcaggaattactcctggcggtgctcaggggaccatatgggatgctgggaatcgaacctgggtcggccgcatgcaagggaaacacccttcccgctgtgctgtcgctccagtccccgcCTTCCTCCTCTCTTGTCCAGTCTTTTGCTCAGAACTTCAAATAACTGGGGCTGTAGATTTCTTCCTACCTATTCCTCCCAGGAACTGTGTGTTCCTCTGCCCCATTTCCTCCAGCTTTAGTCACTGAGTCTCAGAGGGCTCTGGAGTGATTAAACAAGaaacatttcccccccccccccaatcccgcCTCCCAGAGCCAGGGTCTGGACTCAGAGAGGTATTTGTCACACGACCACACCCTCAGACCTTCTCAATATTTGGGCAGTGGTGCGtgccttgttatttttttttattttctttttctttttttgtttttgggccacacccagtgatactctgggttaactcctgtgctcaggaaccaaacctggtgatgcctgagggaccctatgggatgatgggggaatcaacacaggtcagcctcgtgcaaggcaagagtccacCCTGCCGCCCTGTAGTTCTggctcatcttttttgtttgttttgggtcacacactcaggaatcactccaggcatgGTCAGGGcaacctatgggatgccggggatcaaaaccaggttagcCGCCCGAAAGACAGGCATGGGGGACCCCGatcctgtcactctggtcccctcTCAGGACTGTCTTGATATTTGTGTCTGTGATGGTCATGATTTGGTTCCACTTTCCCAGGACATtccaggcctttttttttcttttttttggtttttctttttgggtcacacccagcgatgctcaggggttaggggatactcctggctctgcactcaggagttactcctggtggttcttgaggcaccatatgggatgccagggattgaactcagctgcgtgcaaggcaaacactctacccactggaccATCCCTCCGGCCCCCTTCCAGGCTTCTTTGTTTGTATCTGAGCTACCTGCAGGTGGAGcgagggggggggggtccaggAGGGGATCTGTGGGCGGCCAACCCCTGTTCCTCAGACAGCGAGGGTTTGGCTTGGGGGCTTCCTCCTTACCTTCCACTGGGAACGTCTTGGTCTTGTGCACGTAGTCGGCCTTGTTGTTGCAGATCACATCCCTGCTGTAATCGAGGGACTCCCCGGTCTCTTCATTCCATTCCACGTAACCTCTGCCCACCAGCTCCACCCGCACCACTGGGTCCACCAGGGTGCTGTTGAGTGTCAGGACCACCTGGCCTTTGATGCTGGAGCCGGCCAGGTAGACCGCATTTTGGGGTAGCATCAATTCAATGGACTTCACCACAGacatggggggctggggtggtagaGAAACATCCTCCTCGATCCCCGCTCCCCCCCATCAAGAGTCTGAGTTCCCTGGGACACAGAGAAGTCACCCAACTGTGACATCAGCGCCCCGGGGTTCTGGGAAGGGGGTTCTCCAGGAGGGCAAGACCAATAGCAGGTCTGGAATCATGGGCACTTGTTGTCAGTGGCAGtgtagccatttttttttttggtttgttttggggtctcatccggccatgctcaggggttactcctggctctgtgctcagaaatcactcctggtgggcctggggaaccctatgggatgctggggattgaatctgggtcagccacatgtaaggtaaacaccctacaccatttttttttttaaattttggtggtggggacacccagcaatgcacaggcctaacttgctctgtgctcagcgatcactcctggtggggtttggggaccctatggggtgctgggggtcaaacccatgaCTGCCACAGATATGCACATGATAAATCCCTCCATCCTggtctagctctctggccccaggtgccATCCATCTGCTTTGCTAACCCAGGTAGGCTGTTCCCTACCTATTCACAGCTGAGACATGGGCTTCAGGTGACTAAGGGTTGGAACTTCCAGAAATGTCCCCGGAGATGTGACGTCATCCCTCCGGTGTCCCAGAGCCCAggaaaggaggttgaacaggggTCTGGGCTTTATATCTGGATCTGTCCATTTTCCTGGGGCAGCTGTAAGAAAGAGGACACAAAA is part of the Sorex araneus isolate mSorAra2 chromosome 2, mSorAra2.pri, whole genome shotgun sequence genome and harbors:
- the ARRDC5 gene encoding arrestin domain-containing protein 5, giving the protein MSVVKSIELMLPQNAVYLAGSSIKGQVVLTLNSTLVDPVVRVELVGRGYVEWNEETGESLDYSRDVICNNKADYVHKTKTFPVEGNWLSAGSHNFEFRFNLPPRLPSTFTSKFGHVFYFIQAICLGRECILGKKRLYLMVQGTSDFHRKNSGQSPLLVETEKRVSYNCCGQGTIRLRVEMERNTFSPGDRVVFTTEISNQTSKCIRSVAWALYAHVQYCGFTPSTERRLRADSSPLARQETSTHIGPFTTSKIVSTFQLPEVLSLTSEQPDTELMSSHYELVSTVHLPWSLSSVKARVPVVITRTPVGSDCCTPRRECRPRAAAPIEAEASEISV